A DNA window from Loxodonta africana isolate mLoxAfr1 chromosome 7, mLoxAfr1.hap2, whole genome shotgun sequence contains the following coding sequences:
- the LOC135231850 gene encoding olfactory receptor 5M8-like — MRRNFTLVSEFILLGLTNRLELQILFFPLFLAVYMVTVAGNLGVIMLIQVNVRLHTPMYFFLSHLSFADLCFSTNVTPKMLEIFLSEKKTISYSACLVQCYFFITLVHVEIYILAVMAFDRYMAICNPLLYGSKIFKSVCTSLITVPYVYGALTGLMETMWTYNLAFCGPNEINHFYCADPPLIKLACSDTYNKETSMLVVAGCNLSFSLLIILVSYFYIFPAILRIRSTEGRHKAFSTCGAHLTAVTIFYATLFLMYLRPPSKESVEQRKMVAVFYTTVIPMLNPMIYSLRNKDVKEAFTKRLLRKKLLS, encoded by the coding sequence atgagaagaaacttcactttggtgagtgagtTCATTCTCCTGGGACTCACCAATCGCCTGGAATTGCAGATTCTCTTCTTCCCCCTATTTCTAGCCGTTTACATGGTCACAGTGGCAGGAAATTTGGGCGTGATTATGCTCATCCAGGTCAATGTCCggctccacacacccatgtactttttcctgagCCACTTATCCTTTGCAGATCTGTGCTTCTCCACCAATGTGACTCCAAAGATGCTGGAGATTTTCCTCTCAGAGAAGAAAACCATTTCCTATTCTGCTTGTCTGGTGCAGTGTTACTTCTTTATCACCTTGGTCCATGTGGAGATCTATATCCTGGCCGTGATGGCCTTTGACCGGTACATGGCCATCtgcaaccctctactttatggcAGCAAAATATTCAAGAGTGTCTGTACATCCCTCATCACAGTGCCTTATGTGTATGGAGCTCTCACTGGGCTGATGGAGACCATGTGGACCTACAACCTggccttctgtggccccaatgagATTAACCACTTCTACTGTGCTGACCCTCCACTGATTAAGCTGGCTTGTTCTGACACTTACAACAAAGAGACATCAATGCTTGTTGTGGCTGGGTGTAACCTTTCCTTTTCACTCCTCATTATCCTTGTttcctatttttatatttttcctgcCATCCTGAGGATCCGCTCTACAGAGGGCAGACACAAAGCTTTCTCTACCTGTGGTGCCCATCTGACAGCTGTCACCATATTCTATGCAACtctttttctcatgtatctcagACCCCCCTCAAAGGAATCTGTGGAACAGAGGAAAATGGTGGCTGTATTTTATACCACGGTTATCCCCATGTTGAACCCcatgatttatagccttagaaataaAGATGTGAAAGAGGCATTTACCAAAAGGTTGTTGAGAAAAAAACTACTTTCTTAA